A genomic segment from Myxococcota bacterium encodes:
- a CDS encoding aromatic ring-hydroxylating dioxygenase subunit alpha — MSPIAVRDVVADDAQWVGRRAWADRHLYELEKRGIFGRAWLYLGHESQLRAPGDFVQAYMGETPVILARGEDGELHASVNSCTHRGLPVCRASRGNTKRFVCPYHNWNYDVTGRLVAIPQERQVRQRPDKARLGLKRVPRLASWRGLVFGSFDPDVVSLDDWLGDMRFYLEAFLDRFPQGVEIMGEPQRWVIDANWKLPVENQLGDVNHGPFLHAAVIPPAANQEIVDYGHAVVPEPGHGATFRLMPEDAPVESVAWGFEAMPSLLGGAEVHDWLREVQARAVERVGPVRARMKGLAYGVYPNFSFLWSNAAFKVSHPRGPGRVEYWSWSVVPADAPDAIKKVLRGNHTSFFGPGGILEQEDSEAWIAQYRGSAIDFADDHPYFYGLGLGEEGPHADLPGLVSSCANEFYARHFFQRWRRDLERAEAEHGV; from the coding sequence ATGAGCCCGATCGCGGTGCGGGACGTCGTCGCCGACGACGCGCAGTGGGTGGGCCGGCGCGCGTGGGCCGACCGCCATCTGTACGAGCTCGAGAAGCGCGGGATCTTCGGCCGCGCGTGGCTCTACCTCGGCCACGAGTCGCAGCTGCGCGCGCCCGGCGACTTCGTGCAGGCGTACATGGGCGAGACGCCCGTGATCCTCGCGCGCGGCGAGGACGGCGAGCTCCACGCGAGCGTGAACAGCTGCACGCACCGCGGCCTGCCCGTGTGCCGCGCGTCGCGCGGCAACACGAAGCGCTTCGTGTGCCCCTATCACAACTGGAACTACGACGTGACGGGCCGGCTCGTCGCGATTCCCCAGGAGCGCCAGGTGCGGCAGCGGCCCGACAAGGCGCGCCTCGGGCTCAAGCGCGTGCCGCGGCTCGCGTCGTGGCGCGGGCTCGTCTTCGGGAGCTTCGACCCCGACGTCGTATCGCTCGACGACTGGCTGGGCGACATGCGCTTCTACCTCGAGGCCTTCCTCGATCGTTTTCCGCAGGGCGTCGAGATCATGGGCGAGCCGCAGCGCTGGGTGATCGACGCGAACTGGAAGCTCCCCGTCGAGAACCAGCTCGGCGACGTGAACCACGGGCCGTTCCTGCACGCGGCCGTGATTCCGCCCGCCGCCAACCAGGAGATCGTCGACTACGGGCACGCGGTCGTTCCGGAGCCCGGGCACGGCGCGACGTTCCGGTTGATGCCCGAGGACGCGCCGGTCGAGAGCGTCGCGTGGGGCTTCGAGGCGATGCCGTCGCTGCTCGGCGGGGCCGAGGTGCACGACTGGCTGCGCGAGGTGCAGGCGCGCGCGGTCGAACGCGTCGGCCCGGTGCGCGCGCGCATGAAGGGCCTCGCCTACGGCGTGTACCCGAACTTCTCGTTCCTCTGGTCGAACGCCGCGTTCAAGGTCTCGCACCCGCGCGGGCCCGGTCGCGTCGAGTACTGGTCGTGGTCGGTCGTGCCGGCCGACGCGCCCGACGCGATCAAGAAGGTGCTGCGCGGCAATCACACTTCGTTCTTCGGGCCGGGCGGCATCCTCGAGCAGGAGGACTCGGAGGCGTGGATCGCGCAGTACCGGGGCAGCGCGATCGATTTCGCCGACGACCACCCGTACTTCTACGGCCTCGGCCTCGGCGAGGAGGGGCCGCACGCCGACCTCCCCGGGCTCGTGAGCTCGTGCGCCAACGAGTTCTACGCCCGCCACTTCTTCCAGCGCTGGCGGCGCGACCTCGAGCGCGCGGAGGCGGAGCATGGCGTCTGA
- a CDS encoding glycosyltransferase family 39 protein produces the protein MRTEGAAAPAATPAPPATGRVAAIAVAALTVAAALFHAFAIGRDPLWMDEACTWFTIEHGAAAAVTGERSAGNPPLFFLAAWASTALLGPSEAALRLPSLLAAVALVPLGFLAGARYAGRRAGVVAAALFAFGPLVHHYAIEARNYALLMAEVALYLLALERALRPTARPRAWAAVALLLAAMLYTHNYGLFFLPVSVAAAAVGALGRPGAWRRATAGSCLAAAAAFAAYLPFFVRALGHAQSAVTEWLLRYWEQMSPIGMLAWSFTTFGVGGTFPDYLGTLGRAPSAGIAAVALSLALPLCALAGWPRGDDERARARGVERAPRPSLAVLAVLALGPLVVALGYSLAVAPIYLPGRYDTIALPPFVLLYAAGLERVARTPAGWPIALAVVVFTVASHGHAFDPPAASKDRLAALHIAQRARPDDVVVTTGYRRCVTAYYLRRAASPVEVVSFPSAMARHPGWYSERLFLEDRDALASDARAIAASPHAVWVVRSTHDAVNAVLLDALAAEHGADAASASEALGVERFARTATRDGGTR, from the coding sequence ATGCGAACCGAAGGAGCGGCCGCGCCCGCCGCGACGCCCGCACCCCCCGCGACCGGGCGTGTCGCCGCGATCGCGGTCGCCGCGCTCACCGTCGCCGCCGCCCTCTTCCACGCGTTCGCGATCGGCCGCGACCCGCTCTGGATGGACGAGGCCTGCACGTGGTTCACGATCGAGCACGGCGCGGCCGCGGCCGTGACCGGCGAGCGGAGCGCCGGCAACCCGCCCCTCTTCTTCCTCGCCGCCTGGGCGTCGACGGCGCTGCTCGGCCCGAGCGAGGCCGCCCTGCGCCTGCCGTCGCTGCTCGCGGCCGTCGCGCTCGTCCCGCTCGGGTTCCTCGCGGGCGCGCGCTACGCGGGGCGCCGCGCCGGTGTCGTGGCGGCCGCGCTGTTCGCCTTCGGACCGCTCGTCCACCACTACGCGATCGAGGCCCGCAACTACGCGCTGCTGATGGCCGAGGTCGCGCTCTACCTGCTCGCGCTCGAGCGCGCGCTCCGCCCCACCGCGCGGCCGCGCGCGTGGGCCGCGGTCGCGCTCCTGCTCGCGGCGATGCTCTACACGCACAACTACGGGCTGTTCTTCCTCCCGGTGTCGGTGGCCGCTGCCGCGGTCGGCGCGCTCGGCCGCCCCGGCGCGTGGCGGCGCGCGACGGCGGGCTCGTGTCTCGCCGCGGCGGCCGCCTTCGCCGCCTACCTGCCCTTCTTCGTGCGCGCGCTCGGCCACGCGCAATCGGCGGTGACGGAGTGGCTGCTCCGCTACTGGGAGCAGATGTCGCCGATCGGGATGCTCGCCTGGAGCTTCACGACGTTCGGCGTCGGCGGCACCTTTCCCGACTACCTGGGAACGCTCGGCCGCGCCCCGTCCGCCGGCATCGCGGCCGTCGCGCTCTCGCTCGCCCTCCCGCTCTGCGCGCTCGCCGGCTGGCCGCGCGGCGACGACGAGAGAGCGCGTGCGAGGGGCGTGGAGCGTGCGCCGCGCCCCTCCCTCGCGGTGCTCGCCGTCCTCGCGCTCGGACCGCTCGTGGTCGCGCTCGGCTACTCGCTCGCCGTCGCGCCGATCTACCTGCCCGGCCGCTACGACACGATCGCGCTGCCGCCCTTCGTGCTGCTCTACGCCGCCGGGCTCGAACGCGTCGCGCGCACGCCGGCCGGCTGGCCGATCGCGCTCGCCGTCGTCGTCTTCACCGTCGCATCGCACGGGCACGCCTTCGACCCGCCCGCCGCATCGAAGGACCGCCTGGCCGCGCTCCACATCGCGCAGCGCGCGCGCCCGGACGACGTCGTCGTCACGACGGGCTACCGGCGCTGCGTCACCGCCTACTACCTGCGACGCGCCGCGAGCCCGGTCGAGGTCGTCTCCTTCCCGAGCGCGATGGCGCGGCACCCGGGCTGGTACAGCGAGCGGCTCTTCCTCGAGGATCGCGACGCGCTCGCGAGCGACGCGCGTGCGATCGCCGCGAGCCCGCACGCGGTGTGGGTCGTGCGGTCGACGCACGACGCCGTCAACGCAGTCCTGCTCGACGCACTCGCCGCGGAGCACGGCGCCGACGCCGCGAGCGCGAGCGAGGCCCTCGGCGTCGAGCGATTCGCCCGAACGGCGACGCGCGACGGAGGCACGCGCTAG
- a CDS encoding TraB/GumN family protein — MRARAPRRGIAVAALLLAQLACAGLDAAAPAPALWRVRDADSELFLFGTFHLLPRDVDWRTPAFEDAMRAATTTWTEADVSSPAARAEVAEAVRRHGRNPDGVTLSGLLGPERAARLRALAGELGLDADRLEGVRPWLAVAVLMQAAMAREGFEAERGVDVAVERMAREEGDAIAHFETASAQIGMFASLSLGELLADFDRQVDELDDFASSSSDMLRAWRGGDTAALDASLVRPMREEAPAAYRALIVDRNARWTERLVELLAGDGSAFVAVGAAHLVGPDGLPERLRRAGFEVERVQ; from the coding sequence GTGCGAGCACGCGCGCCTCGTCGCGGCATCGCGGTCGCCGCGCTCCTCCTCGCACAGCTCGCGTGCGCGGGCCTCGACGCGGCGGCGCCGGCCCCGGCGCTGTGGCGCGTGCGCGACGCGGACTCCGAGCTCTTCCTGTTCGGGACGTTCCACCTGCTGCCCCGCGACGTCGACTGGCGGACGCCCGCCTTCGAGGACGCGATGCGCGCCGCGACGACGACGTGGACCGAGGCCGACGTCTCGAGCCCCGCCGCGCGCGCGGAGGTGGCGGAGGCCGTCCGGCGCCACGGACGCAACCCCGACGGCGTGACGCTGAGCGGGCTCCTCGGGCCGGAGCGCGCGGCGCGCCTCCGCGCGCTCGCGGGCGAGCTCGGCCTCGACGCCGATCGCCTCGAGGGCGTGCGGCCCTGGCTCGCGGTCGCCGTGCTCATGCAGGCGGCGATGGCGCGCGAGGGCTTCGAGGCGGAGCGCGGCGTGGACGTCGCGGTCGAGCGGATGGCGCGCGAGGAGGGCGACGCGATCGCGCACTTCGAGACCGCGTCGGCGCAGATCGGGATGTTCGCGTCGCTGTCGCTCGGCGAGCTCCTCGCCGACTTCGACCGACAGGTCGACGAGCTCGACGACTTCGCGTCGTCGTCGTCGGACATGCTCCGCGCGTGGCGCGGCGGCGACACCGCTGCGCTCGACGCATCGCTCGTGCGGCCCATGCGCGAAGAGGCCCCCGCGGCCTACCGCGCCCTGATCGTCGATCGCAACGCGCGCTGGACCGAGCGCCTCGTCGAGCTGCTCGCCGGCGACGGAAGCGCGTTCGTCGCCGTGGGCGCCGCCCACCTCGTCGGGCCGGACGGGCTGCCCGAGCGGCTGCGCCGCGCGGGCTTCGAGGTCGAGCGCGTGCAGTGA
- a CDS encoding helix-turn-helix domain-containing protein codes for MATRSASASASAGGTPATTTGRGARRPSARARARLTRDGIAEAGARLAREHDLRSLTMQSVGDALGVTAMALYKHFASKAELVDAVLDRFVADAAVTAHGVAPSDWKAWMAATFGAMHRALALTPGVLSYVAIGDEVRFGDRARDALRESLAVLRAAGFTKAEARHAYRSALALAVGYAFVDRQVEPARAASAFDRALRQYLAGLERAR; via the coding sequence ATGGCGACGCGGTCCGCCTCGGCCTCGGCCTCCGCTGGGGGTACGCCGGCGACGACGACGGGGCGGGGTGCGCGCCGGCCCTCCGCGCGCGCACGCGCGCGCCTCACGCGCGACGGCATCGCCGAGGCGGGCGCGCGCCTCGCGCGCGAGCACGACCTGCGTTCCCTCACGATGCAGAGCGTCGGCGATGCGCTCGGCGTCACCGCGATGGCGCTCTACAAGCACTTCGCGAGCAAGGCGGAGCTGGTCGACGCCGTGCTCGACCGGTTCGTCGCCGACGCGGCGGTCACCGCGCACGGCGTCGCTCCCTCGGACTGGAAGGCCTGGATGGCCGCGACGTTCGGAGCGATGCACCGCGCGCTCGCGCTCACGCCGGGCGTGCTCTCCTACGTCGCGATCGGCGACGAGGTGCGCTTCGGCGACCGCGCGCGCGACGCGCTGCGCGAGAGCCTCGCCGTGCTGCGCGCGGCGGGCTTCACGAAGGCCGAGGCGCGCCACGCCTACCGCAGTGCGCTCGCGCTCGCCGTCGGGTACGCGTTCGTCGACCGGCAGGTCGAGCCGGCGCGCGCGGCGTCCGCATTCGACCGTGCGCTGCGGCAGTACCTCGCCGGCCTCGAGCGCGCGCGGTGA